GGAGGGCGAGCTGGAGGGGGAAGGGACACACTTTGCCCAGTGACACTGAGCAAAGCCCACAACAGTGGCCCCATGGCTGCCACCTTGAATCCCAAGGGCTCATAAGTACCCAGCAAGGCCTGAACCTCCAGGCAGGGCGCACGGGTGAACGAGCAGAGGCTCTAACAGTCTGTGGGGGAAGGGGACAGAGGTGCCAGGAGATGCCCTCAGGGTTCCAGGAATCGCTCTGACACAAAGTCGAAGTCCCGGAAGGCGGCCTGTTGGCGGGCAGTGAGGAGGCTGTGGGGTGCAGGTGGGGTCAGGGCAGGCGGCAGCCCTGTGAACTCGCCCTCAAAGTAGCGCAGGTCCGCAGGGCCACACAGGGTAGGCACGAAGGGGGGCTGGATGGTGCGGGCGAGCAGGGCTTGCCAGTTGGTGGTCTGAGGGCAAAGGAGAGGCGCCTGAGACGGCAGGAACAGCAGCTCCAGGAGTCACTCCATGCCACCTACCCTGCCAGGCACAGGGGACCACCGCCACCCCAGCCGCTCACCCTGAAGAATGGCTGGACCTTGATCTCCTCGGCATCCTGCTCACCTGCCCCGAGGCGCTTCTCCGGGCACTTCTGGAGGAGCTGGGCAATAGGACAGGCGCTCACTTAGGGCATTCAGCCCCAGGCACTGCCATCATCCACAGGCCCCAAGCACGCTGGCCCAGAGCGCTCTAAGGATGGGTGGCAGGGGGTCTGCTGTCCCACGGCAGAGGGCACATGGGCCTTGAGCGGCCATCCAGCCCAGCCCCAGACCCTGCAGTGCTTACCTTCTGAATGAGCTCAAGCCCTTGCACCGACAGAAAGCCGGGGTAGGGGGCGTCCATGTTAACAATGCAGTCAAACACCTCTTCCTCTGTGTCCCCTGGGAATGGGCACTGTGGAGATGGGGGCTCAGCAGGATGCACAGgccaccccaccccaacccagAGGCCCAGGAAACAGGCTCCAGCACTCACCTCACCCACCAGCATCTCGTAGAGCAGCACACCCAGCCCCCACCAGTCCACAGCCCGTGTGTATGCCTCCTGGGTCAGCACCTCGGGAGCCAGGAACTCCGGGGTGCCACAGAAGGTGCTAGTCCGGTCCCCGAAGCCGATCCCTGCAAACCAACAGGCACACCAATAGCTGCTTGGTGTGGCCTATTCACAATAACCTCAACAGCCAAGCCTTATGATGCCAGGGAGCTGAGCCTGTGCCAAGCCCTGCCCTGTACCCAAGGAAGTGGGAATGGTTATGACGCCATTTGACTGCATGCAGAGCCAAGCTCACAGGCTAAGGTCACAGAAGGCAGaactcggctgggtgcggtggctcacacctgtaatcccagcactttgggaggccgaggtgggcagatcatgaggtcaggagttcgagaccagcctggccaacatggtgaaaccccgtctctactaaaaatacaaaaaataagctgggtgtggtggcatgtgcctgtaatcgcaggtactcgggaggctgaggcaggagaatctcttgaacctcggaggcagaggttgcagtgagccgagattgcgccattgcactccagcctgggcaacagggcaagactccatctcaaaaaaaaaagaagccgggcgcagtggctcacgcctgtaatcccagcactttgggcggcccaggtgggtggatcatgaggtcaggagatcgagaccatcctcgctaacacagtgaaaccccgtctctactaaaaaaatacaaaaattagccaggtgtggtggcgctcgcttgtagtcccagctacttgggaggctgaggcaagagaatcgcttgaacccagtaggtggaggctgcagtgagccgagactgcaccactgcattgcaTCCTGGGCggcacagcaagactccgtctcaaaaaaaaaaaaaaaaaaaaaacagaaggcagAACTCAGTCTCCTCTCCCATCCCCGACCACAGGCTCTCCCTTGGGCCAGGTGCAGGCTGGGGCTACGAGCCTCTAGGACTAGGAAGAAAGGGCCAGTGTGCCCAGCTGTCCCCTGGAATGAGGTCTGGGGTGGTGGAACCAGGGCATCCGCAGGTGAGGAGATTTCCTGGGACATGCCATGTGCCCATCatcctattggccaggctgggtaaACAAGGCTGGAGATATGGATCCCAATGGGCGGCCCCCACCTTCCTTGCAGAGTCCAAAGTCTGCGATCTTCAGGAATCCCTGGGCATCCAGCAGAAGGTTGTCCAACTTCAGGTCCCTGAGGGCAAGGGTGCAGATCAAAGGCACTGAGCGGGGCTCAGACCCAGGGAACAGTAACGGCCCCTGGAGCAGCCCAGGCAGGCGGAGGCAGCGTCTGTCCTTAcccactccacccccacccccacccctacccccgtGCATCCCTGGGACAAAAGTCACCTGTAAATGATCTTCTTCTCGTGTAAGAACTGCAGCCCCAGGACAACACAAGCCACGTAGAAGCTGCAGGGGTGGTTATGGGAGAACTCAGGCCCAAGACACACAccagggaggcagggcagggaggcACCAGGATGGCCATAGCGGGGGGATCCCGGATGTCCCGGCCAGAGTCAGAGATGAGTGAGACTGAGACAAGCATCATGCTGAGGGTGGGGGTGCTCCAACAGTCCCAAGGTCGCCCCAAGTTTGCGTGCATTTCCAGCTCACCCTTCATGGGCCCTTAAATGGTGCCAGGGACCAAGTGTTGGTCCCTGCAGTGGATATTCattatgcctatttttttttttttttttgagacggagtctcgctctgtcacccaggctgcagtgcagcggtgcgatctcggctcactgcaacctccacctcccgggttcaagcaattctcctgcctcagcctcccaagtagctgagactacaggcacgcgccaccacgcccagctaattttttttttttttttttttttttagtttttatagagatagggtttcaccatgttggccaggatggtcttgatctcttgacctcatgatccactcgcctcagcctcccaaagtgtggggattacaggcatgaaccaacgtgcccggcctttttttttttttttttagatggagtctcgctctgtcgccagaccgaagtggtgggatctcggctcactgcaacctccgcctcctgggttcaagcgattctcctgcctcagcctctcaagtagctaggattacaggcgtgtgccaccatgcctagctaatttttgtatttttagtagagacaagattttaccatgttggccagctcacgaactcctgacctcaggtgatccacccgcctcagcctccaaagtgctgggattacaggtgcccggccAATCATgcctatttttcaaataaagatcTGAGactcaccaggtgtggtggctcacgcctgtaatctcagcactttggaaggccgaggtgggcggatcacttgaggtcaggagttagagaccaacctgaccaacatggagaaacctcgtctctactaaaaatacaaaattagacaggagtggtggtgcatgcctgtaatcccagctactcaggaggctgaggcaggagcatggcttgaaccagggaggcggaggttgtggtgagccgagatcatgccattgcactccagcctgggcaataagagccagactccgtctcacaaaaaaaaaaaaaagaaaaaaaaaaaagaaacctaatgCACAGCTTCATAAGCTGATACCCAGGATCACAAATGCTGTCAGTTGGTGCCAGGATGTAAACCAAGGCCTCTGACTCCTGCTCCTCTGCTGTTGGGCACTTGGAGAGAGCAGTATGTAGAGAGTGGGTGTAGGGAACCAGGCAAAGTTTGCTGGAAGAGGCAGGCAGGAGGGATGGAACCCACCGGGCCTGGGGCTCAGGGAAGACATCCTCGTGGATCTGCATCATGAGGTCGCCACCAGGCACAAACTCAGTCACAAAGCAGGCATGGCTGGAGGTCTGGAAGCAGGCAAGGAGGGAGAGCAGGAAAGGGTGCCCTGTGCGGCCCACAGCCTCCAGGATCCGCTTCTCGCAGTACAGGCTGCAGGAGAGAGCAAGAGTATTAGAGGGAAGGAAAACTTTCCCTGGGCTGTGCCCTGTGCCCTGCACAACACCCCTGGCTCACTGGGCCCTCAGCCAAAGTGCCAGGCAAGTAGACTGATGGtttcttttcgttttttttgttttttttttttgagacacagtcttgctctgtcgcctgggctggagtgctgtggtgtgatctcagctcattgcaacctccgcctcccgggttcaagagatttttgtgcctcagcctcccgagtagctgggattataggagtgcgtcaccacacccagctaatttttgtatttttagtagacgcggggtttcgctgtgttgcccaggctggtctcgaactcttggcctcaagttatccacctgcttcggccttccagaatgctgggattacaagtgtgagccagtgcgcccagcctttttttttttttttttttgagacagggtctcactttcttgcccaggctggagtgatgtggtgcgatctcggctcactgcagcctccgccactgaggttcaagtgatcctcccaccacagcttcacgagtagctgggtgtgcaccaccacgcccagctaatttttgtattttttgtagaggcgggtttcaccatgttgtccaggctggcctccaactcctgggctcaagcaatcctcccaccttggcctcctgaagtgctgggattacaggcatgagccactgtgcccagcctccccctttttttttctttaattagtttttttagatgaggtctcattctgttgcccaggctggagatctCTGCtaactacaacctctacctcctgggcttaagcaatcctctcacctcaccctcccaagtagctgggactaaaggcacatgccaccatgtctggttattttttatagatggggtttcaccatgtgattCAGattggtcatgaactcctggactcaagtgatccgcctgccttggcctcccaaagtgctggggttacatgcatgagttaccacgcctggccatagaGTGATGGTTTCTATATGTCAAGGGCTCACAAGGAGCTCTGAACGTGCACAGCCACCAATGCCCCCATTTTACAGTAGAGCAAACTGACAGAGAGAAGAGGGGACCTGCCCAAGGAAACACAGTTAACAACTGCAGGTGGCAAAAGAGAATGCAGGCTGGCTGGCCCCACGGGGTCACCTCTCCAAAGCCCCAGGAACCTTCAATGGCCCTCTGGATGCCACAGCCCAGGCCAGCCATCCTGGGTGCCCTGCGGCACCCCCACACACCTCTCTATCTCGTCCCGGCTGAGCACCTCCTGCTTCTTCAGTGCTTTGATGGCGTAGTATTTCCCTGTCCCCTTGAACTGGACCAGGAGGACCTGGGGCCAGAGAGAGGTTGTGCTCCAGGTGGGCCAGACCAGGGAGCCTTTACCGCCCCCACAGATCAGGTCCTCCTGGCTCATGTGATGAGGCCCCCAATCCTGTCCCATACCACCCTCTTCAGCCCACTACCTTCCCAAAGTGTCCCCGGCCCAGCACAGCTAAGCAGCGGAAGTCCTGAAGCCGAGGGGGTTTCCTGCAAAGGAAGAGAGGGTATATGAAGTCCCCTAGGGCACTGGCTGGGTCCCTACCCAGAGCCACTCCAAGCCTCCCATGCCCAGTCCTGGGCTGTCTGGACCTATGGGCTCGAAAAAGCCCTGCAGTAAGGACTCCTAGAAGCCGGCATAGAGCTGGAGCTCAATAATGTGGGTTTAGCAAATCAGACCCCGAGAGCCAGTCAGCGCACCCGCCAGGGAGCCAGGGAGTAATGTatgaatggatacacaaatgTTCAAGCAAGCAGACGAACGTCTCAAACATGAAGGTGCGCAGGATGGGGTACCTGGTGGGGGAGTCTGGTGGAGATGGCCCACGTCGAGTCCTAGGCTCCATATGGGGACGTTTGGTGCGCTGTGAGTATAGAGGAgctcagggcagggctgggcttccttctctctttcccttcaggCCTGCCACCCCACAGCTGGGTGGCCCTGCCAGCCCCAGCCGGCCCTAGGAGCCACTAGTCCCTCCAGCCCCTCACCGGAGTCTCCTCGGATGTTGGCTCCTGGGGGAGGTAGAGGCGTGGGGGCTTGGGTGGGGGTGTCATCTCTTCACCCAAGGGGGTCTTCTTGGGCAGGAAATTACTGTAGGGAGAAAGTagacacagtgcccagcacaggcaGATGCAAGAGCTGGCAGGATGGACACACCAACCCAAAGTGAGATGGACAGAGGGTTAGCGGGCTGAGCAATGCAGACAGACAGATACCGACTGGATCTGGAGTCAGGAAGCCGCCACAGAGGAGCATGCAGTCTAGGGCAAGGGAGCTCCTCACCTGGGAGTGGCAGGGTCAGAGGCCTCTCGCAGTGTTGTTGGGGTCCGAGGGCATCCTTTAGGGGGGCTGATTGTGCTCGGGGAGCTGCAGGGGGGCAGCAGGTTCATGACGAGGCGCCCCCAGGCCGCCATGCCAAGGTTCATCTGTGAAGCCCTCAGGAAGTCCTGGCCTGGGAGAAAAGGGGGAGCTTAGTCCCGGGACCCCAGCCCTGCTCCCTCACACATAGCCCCCATTCCCTCCACACCTCTGCGTTTAGAGAAGATGCGTTCCTGCCTCTGCAGCCGGGGCCGCCTCTCAATGACAGGATCGCAGAAGGTCACCTGCAGGGGTAGGGGCAGGGTTGTGGACCAGTCGCCTCCCATCTCATCTGGCATGGCACCTCCTCTGCCCCTGGGATTACAGCCCAAGCCCCCAGGGTCAACAGATGCAAGAGCCAGAAGGACCCAGAGAAACAGATTCAATGTCCTCATTGATACTAGTGGAgaaacagaggcccagggaggagaGGCACTTTTCCAGGGTCACACCTGAGGCAGGGCAGTCAGGACAAGGACCCAGGCCTCCAGATGCAGCCCTGAGAGAGCGGCTAGGAGCCCTTATTCCTGGAGCCCTCCTCTCTGGTCGTCAGTCTCTGCACCTACACGCAGTGCATCGGTCTTGAAGGCCTTCCTGGCCCTGATGCCCCAGGGTCCCGCCAAGTCAGAGGGCGGAGGTGGTGAGCACCTGGGCAAAAAGCAGTCCCTGCGGTACCAGGCTGAGGGAAAGTTGGTGACAGGCATTGTCCAGGAAGTCCTCAAGTCTCAGGAAGGCCACGCCACATAGCTGCCGCCAGTCCCGCCAGTGTACCCCAATCTCCAGCTCACGGGCCTGTATTGGGGAGGCCAGGCTGAAGGGTGGGGTGCAGAACGAGCCCCGACCTGGGCAGCCTTCCACCCCGCAGCCCAAGGTCACCCCTGACCACACAAAGGCCAGCCTTACTCGCTCCAGTGGGATGACAAAGGTCTGGTCCCAGGACTGTTCGGCCACCTGCCCCCAGCCCGTCTGCCCCACAACACGGTTGTCCACCTTTAGCACAGCCAGCACCTCGCCTGCAGGGCCAGAGCCGGGACTCAGGGCAGGCCTGAAGCAGGGGTCTCCTGCTCCCCCTGAAGCTCCTTCCCTACTCACTGGCAAGCTCGCCTCGGCCACGCTGGTGCTTGGCCTTGGTCCGAAGCCAGCCCTCGGAGGGGCTGCTGGCCAGTGCGGCCGCTGGGGAGCGCCCAGGCACGGCTGTCAGCAACTGTTCACAGCCCAGCAGGCGGACCTGCAGTGTCCCTGTGGGGAGAGTGAGCGGGGGGCGTTGTCAGATGCCATCTTCCCACTGCTACCACCAAGGTGTCCTGGGACCCCAGGAAGGCCACCCTCTCCAGGAGGTGGCTGAACCCAGACCGTACCCACCTGAGGCCAGGGCAGTTACCTGAGGAACCTCACTCAGTGTGGTGGCCTAGAGTGCCTGGACAGGAGCCTGCTGACTGTCCTGCAGCTCCCAAGCACCATGAGCCCCCCAAAGGGTACCCTTGGACCCCGATGACACCCTAGGAGGCCTCCGACCTGGACACTCCCAGGTGAGGAGCCACGTTGTCCCAGACTGCACACTTCTCTGTGGCAGCCACCTCTTTCCAGGGCAGAGCAACTGGCTCTCCCCTCCACATGCTGGAGCGGCAGGGACATAGGCTCAGACCTCAGACCTCAGCCAGGCTGCACAGAGCCACAGCACATGACGAGATGCTGCCTAGAACTGGGGCCTAGAGAGCACTGTGGCAAGGATAAGAGCTTGGGACAGGGAGCAGGAAGCCTGGCTTCCTGTCCGGACCCACctgctccctgggcctcagtttccccatctgaacAGTGGAggtgagtcccagctctgccccacCTCTCCCAGTGGATATGAAACGTGTTTTGTCAACGGAGTAAGTTCATGTGTCACGTCACTAGAGGTTTGTCCCTCAAAGGGTAGAGAAAGCAGTGGAGATCTAGCAGCTTTTGAGGACACGAAGTAGGCCCAAGAGTATCATTTAGGGAGAGTCTGGGCCTGGGGGTTACACACAGAGAGAACTTGTAAACAAAGGCAGGGGTCCAGGGTAGAAAGAGAAGCTTAGAAAGAACagctcggccgggcgcagtggctcatgcctgtaatcccaacactttgggagaccaaggcaggcagatcacctgaggtcaggagttcaagcctagcctgaccaacatggcgaaaccccatcccaactaaaaatacaaaaaccagccgggcatgatggtgggcacctgtaatcccagctactcggaaggctgaggcaggagaatcacttgaacccgggaggcagaggttgcagtgagccaatattgtgccattgcactccagcctgggcgacagagcaagactccagctcaaaaaaaacaaacaaaacaaaaacttgaggccgggtgtggtggctcacacctgtaatcccagcactttggtaggctgaggcaggtggatcacctgaggtcgggagttcgagaccagcctggccaacatggtgaaactctgtctctactaaaaatacaaatattagccgggcatggtggtgggcacctgtaatcccaactacttgggaggatgaggcaggagaatcgcttgaacctgggaggcggaggttgcagtgagtcaagattatgccactgcactccagcctgggcgacaaagcaagactctgtcccccaccccccccaaaaaaaaggccgggcgtggtggctcacacctgtaatcccagcactttgggaggccgaggtgggcagatcacgaggtcaggagatcgagaccatggtgaaacctcgtctctaataaaaatacaaaaaattagccgggcacagtggcgggcgcctgtagttagtcccagctactcgagaggctgaggcagaagaatggcgtgaacccgggaggcggagcttgcagtgagccgaaatcacaccactgcaatccggcctgggtgacagagcaagactctgtctccaaacaaaaaaaaaaagaggtggggcgaggtggctcacgcctgtaatcccagcactttgggaggccaaggcgggcaaatcacctgaggtcggaagttcgagaccagcctgaccaacatggagaaatcccatctctactgaaaatataaaaattcgccaggtgtggtggtacatgcctgtaatcccagctattcaagaggctgaggcaggagaatcgcttgaacccgggaggcggaggttgcggtgagccgagattgcgccactgcactccagtctgggcaataagatcgtgtcactgcactccagcctgggcaataagagcaaaactccgtctcaaaaaaaaaaaggacaactcAAGTATCTGGGGTGTTTAGCCAGGGGACAGGATATGGGGTGGCCTTGAGTAGTTGAATTCTAGGCCTTTTAACAAGCTGTTTCTTCTGCGTTCCTCAACTTGTCTACTTGGCCATAAGTACTCCCGTGTAAGTCCTTCAAGGCCAAGACACCACCTCCTCTAGAAAACATTCcttgggccgggcatggttggctcacgcctgtaatcccagcactttgggaggccaaggcagatggatcacctgaggtcaggagtttgaggccagcctggccaacatggcgaaactctgtctctactaataatacaaaaattagccaggcatggtggtgcaggcctgtaatcccagctactcgggaagctgaggcaggagaattgcttgaacccaggaggcggaggttgcagtgagctgatatcgcaccactgcactccagtctgggcgacagtgcgagactccatctcaaaaaaaaaagaaaatattcctcgATTCCCCAAGGCCAGGTGAGAGGGCTCCATCCAGAGCCTGCATTTCCTCTTCTCAGCTCTGCTCACAATGGAATGGGGTCAGTCGGCCCTGTAGCAGTGCTCTGTGGAGACAGGCACTGGCCTTTCCAGCTCTCACTGTATCTCGGTGGGATACAGCTTCAAAGCCCATGCTCTCAGATTATTTGTTGATGACGATTTGGCTGCTGCTACAAGGAGACAGATCTCAGTGCAAGataagaaaattaacttttttggccgggcgcggtggctcacacctgtcccagcactttgggaggcctaggtcggcagatcacaaggtcaggcgatcgagaccatcctggctaacacggtgaaaccttgtctctactaaaaatacaaaaacaaaaaattagccaggtgtggtggcgggcacctgtagtcccagctactcgggaggctgagacaggagaa
This genomic window from Pan paniscus chromosome 11, NHGRI_mPanPan1-v2.0_pri, whole genome shotgun sequence contains:
- the PKN3 gene encoding serine/threonine-protein kinase N3 isoform X1; translated protein: MEEGAPRQPGPSQWPPEDEKEVIRRAIQKELKIKEGVENLRRVATDRRHLGHVQQLLRSSNRRLEQLHGELRELHARILLPGPGPGPAEPVASGPRPWAEQLRARHLEALRRQLHVELKVKQGAENMTHTCASGTPKERKLLAAAQQMLRDSQLKVALLRMKISSLEASGSPEPGPELLAEELQHRLHVEAAVAEGAKNVVKLLSSRRTQDRKALAEAQAQLQESSQKLDLLRLALEQLLEQLPPAHPLRSRVTRELRTAVPGYPQPSGTPVKPTALTGTLQVRLLGCEQLLTAVPGRSPAAALASSPSEGWLRTKAKHQRGRGELASEVLAVLKVDNRVVGQTGWGQVAEQSWDQTFVIPLERARELEIGVHWRDWRQLCGVAFLRLEDFLDNACHQLSLSLVPQGLLFAQVTFCDPVIERRPRLQRQERIFSKRRGQDFLRASQMNLGMAAWGRLVMNLLPPCSSPSTISPPKGCPRTPTTLREASDPATPSNFLPKKTPLGEEMTPPPKPPRLYLPQEPTSEETPRTKRPHMEPRTRRGPSPPDSPTRKPPRLQDFRCLAVLGRGHFGKVLLVQFKGTGKYYAIKALKKQEVLSRDEIESLYCEKRILEAVGRTGHPFLLSLLACFQTSSHACFVTEFVPGGDLMMQIHEDVFPEPQARFYVACVVLGLQFLHEKKIIYRDLKLDNLLLDAQGFLKIADFGLCKEGIGFGDRTSTFCGTPEFLAPEVLTQEAYTRAVDWWGLGVLLYEMLVGECPFPGDTEEEVFDCIVNMDAPYPGFLSVQGLELIQKLLQKCPEKRLGAGEQDAEEIKVQPFFRTTNWQALLARTIQPPFVPTLCGPADLRYFEGEFTGLPPALTPPAPHSLLTARQQAAFRDFDFVSERFLEP
- the PKN3 gene encoding serine/threonine-protein kinase N3 isoform X2, which translates into the protein MEHREPGPSQWPPEDEKEVIRRAIQKELKIKEGVENLRRVATDRRHLGHVQQLLRSSNRRLEQLHGELRELHARILLPGPGPGPAEPVASGPRPWAEQLRARHLEALRRQLHVELKVKQGAENMTHTCASGTPKERKLLAAAQQMLRDSQLKVALLRMKISSLEASGSPEPGPELLAEELQHRLHVEAAVAEGAKNVVKLLSSRRTQDRKALAEAQAQLQESSQKLDLLRLALEQLLEQLPPAHPLRSRVTRELRTAVPGYPQPSGTPVKPTALTGTLQVRLLGCEQLLTAVPGRSPAAALASSPSEGWLRTKAKHQRGRGELASEVLAVLKVDNRVVGQTGWGQVAEQSWDQTFVIPLERARELEIGVHWRDWRQLCGVAFLRLEDFLDNACHQLSLSLVPQGLLFAQVTFCDPVIERRPRLQRQERIFSKRRGQDFLRASQMNLGMAAWGRLVMNLLPPCSSPSTISPPKGCPRTPTTLREASDPATPSNFLPKKTPLGEEMTPPPKPPRLYLPQEPTSEETPRTKRPHMEPRTRRGPSPPDSPTRKPPRLQDFRCLAVLGRGHFGKVLLVQFKGTGKYYAIKALKKQEVLSRDEIESLYCEKRILEAVGRTGHPFLLSLLACFQTSSHACFVTEFVPGGDLMMQIHEDVFPEPQARFYVACVVLGLQFLHEKKIIYRDLKLDNLLLDAQGFLKIADFGLCKEGIGFGDRTSTFCGTPEFLAPEVLTQEAYTRAVDWWGLGVLLYEMLVGECPFPGDTEEEVFDCIVNMDAPYPGFLSVQGLELIQKLLQKCPEKRLGAGEQDAEEIKVQPFFRTTNWQALLARTIQPPFVPTLCGPADLRYFEGEFTGLPPALTPPAPHSLLTARQQAAFRDFDFVSERFLEP
- the PKN3 gene encoding serine/threonine-protein kinase N3 isoform X3, translated to MEEGAPRQPGPSQWPPEDEKEVIRRAIQKELKIKEGVENLRRVATDRRHLGHVQQLLRSSNRRLEQLHGELRELHARILLPGPGPGPAEPVASGPRPWAEQLRARHLEALRRQLHVELKVKQGAENMTHTCASGTPKERKLLAAAQQMLRDSQLKVALLRMKISSLEASGSPEPGPELLAEELQHRLHVEAAVAEGAKNVVKLLSSRRTQDRKALAEAQAQLQESSQKLDLLRLALEQLLEQLPPAHPLRSRVTRELRTAVPGYPQPSGTPVKPTALTGTLQVRLLGCEQLLTAVPGRSPAAALASSPSEGWLRTKAKHQRGRGELASEVLAVLKVDNRVVGQTGWGQVAEQSWDQTFVIPLERARELEIGVHWRDWRQLCGVAFLRLEDFLDNACHQLSLSLVPQGLLFAQVTFCDPVIERRPRLQRQERIFSKRRGQDFLRASQMNLGMAAWGRLVMNLLPPCSSPSTISPPKGCPRTPTTLREASDPATPSNFLPKKTPLGEEMTPPPKPPRLYLPQEPTSEETPRTKRPHMEPRTRRGPSPPDSPTRKPPRLQDFRCLAVLGRGHFGKVLLVQFKGTGKYYAIKALKKQEVLSRDEIESLYCEKRILEAVGRTGHPFLLSLLACFQTSSHACFVTEFVPGGDLMMQIHEDVFPEPQARFYVACVVLGLQFLHEKKIIYRDLKLDNLLLDAQGFLKIADFGLCKEGIGFGDRTSTFCGTPEFLAPEVLTQEAYTRAVDWWGLGVLLYEMLVGECPFPGDTEEEVFDCIVNMDAPYPGFLSVQGLELIQKLLQKCPEKRLGADHQLASPARPHHPAPLRAYPVWPCGPALL